In Sandaracinaceae bacterium, one DNA window encodes the following:
- a CDS encoding SUMF1/EgtB/PvdO family nonheme iron enzyme, which yields MEGPGSGLRRADEQRTEGRADAAGVVGSVFSSRYRDRGPLARGGFSEIRRALDVLMDRHVAVKVLAWQHLDDAGRVARFRREAAITAFLEHPGVVPVYDRGELDDGRPWFAMKEIRGATLAAALADARERPPGTERRRALRALVGAFHRMCEAVSYAHSRGVIHRDLKPANLMKGEFGEALVMDWGLAKREGMSEDLALGVPTTRSADETEAGDVFGTVPYMAPEQALGATDEIGPGTDVFALGLVLFELLTGRRAYRGDGPPLWAKAIRGEVELIETDQLLDEGFADLREVVTRATRRESSERYADASGLARALQMWLDGEARRQRARDLFEGARAAASSLAVLRAREAEAGRRLLVARRDIRDFDPVEQKARVWDLEDEQRALRHEREALEAEQTASLEDCLHHDPAFLEAKVELARVLRGAADAAERSGQAHETDRICRRLEALGLAEHESFVRRRGAVEVRTDPSGVAITARRFVLEGRRWVLGEGEALGVTPLAAHEMAAGSYMLEMSQADRAWRHPVRVPRGANATVEVTLPSTEIEEGSQLVLAGWFTAGGDARAAEPIPERRVWVDTFVIRAFPVTVAEYFAFLDALVDAGDAEAAEQHAPRLQPGASRDGAPAFVRRGSGHFEPAPDEMGRIPDPRAPIALVSWHDARAYARWQSARTGLDWRLPNELEWEKAGRGADARHFPWGNEPEPTWARVLGATEEVPSRVPVDAYPVDESPYGVRGMAGNVRDWCENVWSVDGPPLDAEGRLVHREAPEAGLRSIRGGAWSTVPDLARLASRFAAPPDARFPVVGFRLARSLTET from the coding sequence GTGGAGGGGCCTGGCTCCGGATTGCGCCGCGCCGACGAGCAGCGCACGGAAGGCCGGGCGGACGCCGCGGGGGTCGTCGGGAGCGTCTTCTCCTCCAGATACAGGGACCGAGGGCCCCTGGCGCGCGGTGGGTTCTCCGAGATCCGGAGGGCACTCGACGTGCTGATGGATCGGCACGTCGCCGTGAAGGTGCTGGCCTGGCAGCACTTGGACGACGCCGGGCGAGTCGCGCGGTTCCGGCGCGAGGCCGCCATCACCGCGTTCCTGGAGCACCCAGGGGTGGTGCCTGTCTACGACAGGGGGGAGCTGGACGACGGTCGACCTTGGTTCGCCATGAAGGAGATTCGCGGCGCGACCTTGGCCGCGGCGCTCGCGGACGCCCGCGAGCGCCCGCCCGGCACCGAGCGCCGAAGAGCGCTTCGCGCCCTCGTGGGTGCGTTTCACAGGATGTGTGAAGCCGTCAGCTACGCGCACAGCCGCGGTGTGATTCACCGCGACCTGAAGCCAGCGAACCTCATGAAGGGGGAGTTCGGCGAGGCGCTGGTCATGGACTGGGGCCTCGCGAAGCGGGAGGGAATGAGCGAGGACCTCGCGCTCGGCGTCCCGACGACGCGCTCGGCAGACGAGACCGAGGCGGGCGACGTCTTCGGTACGGTCCCCTACATGGCCCCCGAGCAAGCGCTCGGCGCGACGGACGAGATCGGGCCCGGTACCGACGTGTTCGCGCTCGGCCTGGTTCTCTTCGAGCTGCTCACCGGTCGACGGGCGTACCGGGGCGACGGGCCGCCCCTGTGGGCGAAGGCCATTCGCGGAGAGGTCGAGCTCATCGAGACCGATCAGCTCCTCGACGAGGGGTTCGCCGATCTTCGCGAGGTGGTGACGCGCGCGACGCGTCGAGAGTCGTCCGAGAGGTACGCCGACGCGAGCGGATTGGCGCGGGCCCTTCAGATGTGGCTCGACGGCGAGGCGAGGCGGCAGCGCGCACGAGACCTCTTCGAAGGGGCACGAGCCGCCGCGTCGAGCCTCGCCGTGCTGCGCGCGCGAGAGGCGGAGGCGGGGCGGCGTCTCCTCGTCGCGCGGCGAGACATCCGGGACTTCGACCCCGTGGAGCAGAAGGCTCGGGTCTGGGATCTCGAAGACGAGCAGCGCGCTCTCAGACACGAGCGGGAGGCCCTGGAGGCCGAGCAGACGGCGTCGCTCGAGGACTGCCTTCACCACGACCCGGCGTTCTTGGAGGCGAAGGTGGAGCTGGCGCGGGTCCTGAGGGGCGCCGCAGACGCCGCCGAGCGATCGGGCCAGGCGCACGAGACGGATCGGATCTGTAGGCGGTTGGAGGCGCTCGGGCTCGCGGAGCACGAGTCGTTCGTGCGCAGGCGAGGCGCGGTCGAGGTGAGGACCGATCCCTCTGGAGTCGCCATCACGGCTCGCCGCTTCGTGCTCGAAGGTCGACGCTGGGTCCTCGGAGAAGGCGAGGCTCTGGGCGTCACGCCGCTCGCCGCGCACGAGATGGCGGCCGGTAGCTACATGCTGGAGATGTCGCAGGCTGATCGGGCCTGGCGCCATCCAGTTCGGGTGCCGCGGGGTGCCAACGCGACCGTCGAGGTCACCCTCCCGTCCACGGAGATCGAGGAGGGTAGTCAGCTCGTGCTCGCCGGCTGGTTCACGGCGGGAGGCGACGCGCGTGCCGCCGAGCCGATCCCGGAGCGGCGCGTCTGGGTCGACACGTTCGTGATCCGTGCGTTCCCCGTCACGGTCGCGGAGTACTTCGCCTTCCTCGACGCCCTCGTGGACGCTGGCGACGCAGAGGCAGCCGAGCAGCACGCGCCGAGGCTGCAGCCGGGAGCCAGCCGTGACGGCGCGCCCGCGTTCGTTCGCCGCGGGTCTGGCCACTTCGAGCCGGCCCCGGACGAGATGGGCCGCATCCCCGATCCTCGGGCTCCCATCGCCCTTGTGAGCTGGCACGACGCGCGGGCCTACGCCCGCTGGCAGTCAGCGCGGACCGGGCTCGACTGGCGTCTCCCCAATGAGCTGGAGTGGGAGAAGGCGGGGCGCGGCGCGGACGCGCGCCACTTCCCCTGGGGCAACGAGCCGGAGCCCACCTGGGCGCGCGTCCTCGGGGCGACGGAGGAGGTCCCGAGCCGCGTCCCGGTCGACGCCTATCCAGTAGACGAGAGCCCGTACGGCGTTCGCGGCATGGCGGGAAACGTACGCGACTGGTGCGAGAACGTCTGGAGCGTCGACGGTCCGCCGCTCGATGCAGAGGGCCGACTCGTCCATCGAGAGGCGCCGGAGGCGGGGCTGCGCTCCATCCGAGGCGGGGCGTGGAGCACGGTCCCGGATCTCGCGCGCCTCGCCAGCCGCTTCGCCGCGCCGCCGGACGCCCGCTTCCCCGTGGTGGGCTTCCGGCTGGCGCGCTCTCTCACGGAGACGTGA
- a CDS encoding FHA domain-containing protein, whose product MAVIANEASGRRCTLGAHTLMGRAPHCGFLVSDDSVSTEHASLSFRDARWWLRDLGSTNGTYLDGQLVEPGRPVAVQAGSMISLGDVTPALSWKVVRLGRPDALARRMADGQERRASGGMLYLPDDETVRLTVAVSEQRWMAETEAGEHPVEDQSVVQIGDEVWLLELPPPSATGQLPATSPTSRRRRYLAAAEARFRVSRDEEDIQFELRWPDETVPVPQRAFHYLLALLARERVADGERGIPLPDRGWVETEALAEGLRITRQKLNLDVSRARRQLADLGVDDAFTLIERRSAVGRIRLGAARVQVETP is encoded by the coding sequence GTGGCGGTCATCGCGAACGAAGCGAGCGGAAGGCGCTGCACCCTGGGCGCGCACACGCTGATGGGGAGAGCTCCGCACTGCGGTTTCCTGGTCAGTGACGACAGCGTCTCGACGGAGCACGCAAGTCTCTCGTTCCGGGATGCACGTTGGTGGCTGCGAGACCTCGGGAGCACGAACGGTACGTACCTGGACGGTCAGCTCGTCGAGCCGGGCCGCCCCGTCGCCGTGCAGGCGGGCAGCATGATCTCGCTCGGGGACGTGACCCCCGCCTTGAGTTGGAAGGTCGTGAGGCTCGGCCGTCCCGACGCGCTGGCCCGACGAATGGCCGATGGCCAGGAACGGCGGGCGAGCGGAGGGATGCTCTACTTGCCCGACGACGAGACCGTGCGGCTCACCGTCGCTGTCTCGGAGCAGCGGTGGATGGCCGAAACCGAGGCGGGCGAGCACCCGGTCGAGGATCAGTCGGTCGTGCAGATCGGCGACGAGGTGTGGCTCCTCGAGCTGCCTCCGCCGAGCGCGACCGGGCAGCTCCCGGCCACCAGCCCCACATCGCGGCGTCGGCGCTACCTCGCGGCGGCCGAAGCCCGCTTTCGCGTGAGCCGCGACGAGGAGGACATCCAGTTCGAGCTGCGCTGGCCCGATGAGACCGTCCCCGTCCCCCAGCGCGCGTTTCACTACCTGCTCGCCCTGCTCGCACGCGAGCGAGTCGCGGACGGCGAGCGTGGAATCCCCCTGCCGGATCGAGGTTGGGTCGAGACAGAAGCGCTGGCCGAGGGCCTTCGGATCACCCGCCAGAAGCTGAACCTCGACGTCAGCCGCGCGCGTCGTCAGCTGGCAGACCTCGGCGTGGACGACGCGTTCACGCTGATCGAGCGGCGGAGCGCGGTGGGGCGAATCCGACTGGGCGCGGCGCGCGTCCAGGTGGAGACCCCATGA